The proteins below come from a single Kosakonia sp. SMBL-WEM22 genomic window:
- the sufC gene encoding Fe-S cluster assembly ATPase SufC — protein sequence MLSIKDLQVGVEDKSILRGLNLEVRPGEVHAIMGPNGSGKSTLSATLAGREDYEVTGGSVEFKGKDLLELSPEDRAGEGVFMAFQYPVEIPGVSNQFFLQTALNAVRKYRGEEALDRFDFQDLMEEKIKLLKMPEDLLSRSVNVGFSGGEKKRNDILQMAVLEPELCILDETDSGLDIDALKIVAEGVNALRDEKRAFIIVTHYQRILDYIKPDFVHVLYQGRIVKSGDFTLVKQLEEQGYGWLTEQQ from the coding sequence ATGTTAAGTATCAAAGATTTGCAGGTTGGTGTTGAAGATAAGTCGATTCTGCGCGGCCTCAACCTTGAGGTGCGTCCGGGCGAAGTGCACGCCATTATGGGCCCGAACGGCTCCGGGAAAAGTACGCTCTCCGCGACCCTGGCCGGGCGTGAAGATTACGAAGTGACCGGCGGCAGCGTGGAGTTTAAAGGCAAAGATCTGCTGGAGCTGTCACCGGAAGATCGCGCGGGCGAAGGCGTCTTTATGGCCTTCCAGTATCCGGTAGAGATCCCGGGCGTTAGCAACCAGTTCTTCCTGCAAACGGCGCTGAACGCGGTGCGTAAGTATCGCGGCGAAGAGGCGCTGGATCGCTTCGATTTTCAGGATTTGATGGAAGAGAAGATCAAGTTGCTGAAGATGCCAGAAGATCTGCTGAGCCGCTCGGTTAACGTCGGCTTCTCCGGCGGTGAGAAGAAGCGGAACGACATCCTGCAGATGGCGGTGCTGGAGCCGGAGCTTTGTATTCTTGATGAGACCGACTCGGGCCTCGATATCGATGCGCTGAAGATTGTTGCTGAAGGGGTGAACGCGCTGCGCGATGAGAAGCGCGCCTTTATTATCGTCACCCACTACCAGCGCATTCTCGACTACATCAAACCGGACTTTGTGCATGTGCTGTATCAGGGGCGCATCGTGAAATCAGGCGATTTCACGCTGGTTAAGCAACTGGAGGAGCAGGGCTATGGCTGGCTTACAGAACAGCAGTAA
- the sufD gene encoding Fe-S cluster assembly protein SufD has translation MAGLQNSSNALQQWHHLFETKRGAHSATAEQHLQQMLRLGLPTRKHENWKYTPLDGLLNSQFVASNATLDAAQRDALALPVDALRLVFVDGLFSAELSDDTTDSGFAVTVSEAGENLPAPVQPEVFLHLTESLAQSITRIEVARNQRPEKPLLLMHVTQGLAGEEMNTAHYRHHIALAQGAEATVYEHYVSLNDASHFTGSRFTMQVGANARLHHVKLAFENPLSYHFAHNDIVLGDDGAADSHSFLLGGAVLRHNTSTQLNGENTQLNINSLAMPVKSEVCDTRTWLEHNKGYCNSRQLHKTIVSGKGRAVFNGLIKVAQHAIKTDGQMTNNNLLLGRLSEVDTKPQLEIYADDVKCSHGATIGRIDDEQMFYLRSRGIDENAAQQMIIHAFAAELTEAISDEALKQQILARISQRLAGGEA, from the coding sequence ATGGCTGGCTTACAGAACAGCAGTAACGCGCTGCAACAGTGGCACCATCTGTTTGAAACAAAGAGAGGCGCGCACTCCGCCACGGCTGAGCAGCACCTGCAACAGATGCTGCGTCTCGGCCTGCCGACGCGTAAACATGAGAACTGGAAATATACGCCGCTGGATGGCCTGTTAAATAGCCAGTTTGTCGCCAGCAATGCCACCCTCGACGCCGCGCAGCGTGATGCGCTGGCGCTGCCGGTGGATGCGCTGCGGCTGGTCTTTGTCGACGGGCTGTTCAGCGCGGAGCTGAGCGACGACACCACTGATTCCGGGTTTGCAGTGACGGTAAGTGAGGCGGGTGAAAACCTGCCTGCGCCGGTGCAGCCGGAGGTCTTTTTACACCTTACCGAAAGCCTGGCGCAGAGTATCACCCGCATCGAGGTCGCGCGCAACCAGCGCCCGGAAAAGCCGCTGCTGCTGATGCACGTTACGCAAGGGCTGGCCGGGGAGGAGATGAACACGGCGCACTATCGCCACCATATCGCACTGGCGCAAGGCGCGGAAGCGACGGTTTATGAACACTATGTCAGCCTGAACGACGCAAGCCATTTCACCGGCTCGCGCTTCACCATGCAGGTTGGTGCCAATGCGCGGCTGCACCATGTCAAGCTGGCTTTTGAGAACCCGCTCAGTTACCACTTTGCCCATAACGACATTGTGCTCGGCGACGATGGCGCAGCCGACAGCCACAGCTTCCTGCTCGGCGGCGCGGTGTTGCGACATAACACCAGTACCCAGCTGAACGGTGAAAACACGCAGCTCAATATCAACAGCCTGGCGATGCCGGTGAAGAGCGAAGTGTGCGATACCCGCACCTGGCTTGAGCACAATAAGGGCTACTGCAACAGCCGCCAGCTGCATAAAACCATTGTCAGCGGTAAGGGGCGGGCGGTGTTCAACGGTCTGATCAAGGTGGCGCAACACGCCATTAAGACCGACGGGCAGATGACCAACAACAACCTGCTGCTCGGTCGTCTTTCGGAAGTGGATACCAAACCGCAGCTGGAAATTTATGCCGATGACGTCAAGTGTAGCCACGGGGCGACCATTGGCCGCATCGACGACGAGCAGATGTTTTACCTGCGCTCGCGCGGCATTGATGAGAACGCGGCGCAGCAGATGATCATCCATGCCTTTGCCGCTGAGTTGACCGAAGCCATCAGCGACGAGGCGCTAAAACAGCAGATTCTGGCGCGTATCAGCCAGCGTCTTGCAGGGGGCGAAGCATGA
- the sufS gene encoding cysteine desulfurase SufS, giving the protein MSFPVNEVRADFPVLQREVNGLPLAYLDSAASAQKPNAVIDAEAEFFRHGYAAVHRGIHTLSAEATQKMENVRVQAASFLNARLPEEIVFVRGTTEGINLVANSWGNSQVNAGDNIIISAMEHHANIVPWQMLCERVGAELRVIPLNQDGTLQLEALPGLLDARTRLLAITHISNVLGTENPVAEVVALAHQHGAKVLVDGAQAVMHHAIDVQALDCDFYVFSAHKLYGPTGIGVLYAKEDILQAMPPWEGGGAMIATVSLTEGTTYAKAPWRFEAGTPNTGSIMGFGAAMEYVTRLGLEAIGEYEETLMRYALDALREVPDLTLYGPADRKGVIAFNLGKHHAYDVGSFLDNYGIAVRTGHHCAMPLMAFYNVPAMCRASFAMYNTHEEVDRLVTGLKRIHQLLG; this is encoded by the coding sequence ATGAGTTTTCCCGTGAACGAGGTACGTGCCGATTTTCCGGTACTGCAACGTGAAGTAAACGGACTCCCGCTGGCATATCTCGACAGCGCCGCCAGCGCGCAAAAACCGAATGCGGTGATCGATGCCGAAGCGGAGTTTTTCCGCCACGGTTATGCCGCCGTGCATCGCGGCATCCATACGCTCAGCGCAGAAGCGACGCAGAAAATGGAAAATGTGCGCGTACAGGCCGCTTCTTTCCTCAACGCGCGTCTGCCGGAAGAGATCGTATTCGTACGCGGTACCACTGAAGGGATCAACCTTGTCGCTAACAGCTGGGGCAACAGCCAGGTAAACGCGGGCGATAACATCATCATCAGCGCTATGGAGCACCATGCCAACATTGTGCCGTGGCAGATGCTCTGTGAGCGGGTTGGTGCAGAGTTACGCGTTATTCCGCTTAATCAGGATGGCACCCTGCAACTGGAGGCATTACCTGGGCTGCTGGATGCGCGGACCAGACTGCTGGCGATCACCCACATCTCTAACGTGCTGGGTACCGAGAACCCCGTTGCTGAAGTCGTCGCGCTGGCGCATCAACACGGCGCGAAGGTGCTGGTGGATGGCGCGCAGGCGGTGATGCACCATGCCATTGATGTGCAGGCGCTCGATTGCGACTTCTATGTCTTCTCTGCCCATAAACTCTACGGCCCGACCGGCATTGGTGTGCTCTACGCCAAAGAGGATATTTTGCAGGCGATGCCACCGTGGGAAGGGGGCGGGGCGATGATTGCCACTGTCAGCCTCACTGAAGGCACGACCTATGCGAAAGCGCCGTGGCGCTTCGAGGCCGGTACGCCAAATACCGGCAGTATTATGGGCTTTGGTGCGGCGATGGAGTACGTCACGCGCCTCGGTCTGGAAGCGATTGGCGAGTATGAAGAGACGCTGATGCGCTACGCTCTCGATGCGCTGCGCGAAGTACCGGATCTCACGCTCTACGGCCCGGCCGACAGAAAAGGGGTGATTGCTTTTAATCTCGGCAAACATCACGCCTATGACGTGGGCAGTTTCCTCGATAATTACGGTATTGCGGTGCGCACCGGTCACCATTGTGCGATGCCGCTGATGGCCTTCTATAATGTCCCGGCGATGTGCCGCGCGTCGTTCGCGATGTACAACACGCATGAAGAGGTGGATCGTCTGGTTACCGGCCTGAAACGTATTCATCAGTTACTGGGCTAA
- the sufE gene encoding cysteine desulfuration protein SufE — protein MAALPDKDKLLRNFNRCANWEEKYLYIIELGQRLPALSPEAHNADNLIQGCQSQVWIVMQRNDEGVIELAGDSDAAIVKGLIAIVFALYQQMTPQDIIAFDVRPWFEKLALTQHLTPSRSQGLEAMIRAIRTKAANLS, from the coding sequence ATGGCCGCACTACCCGATAAAGATAAGCTGTTGCGCAACTTTAACCGCTGCGCCAACTGGGAAGAGAAGTACCTCTACATTATTGAGCTGGGCCAGCGCTTACCGGCGCTGAGCCCTGAAGCGCATAACGCAGACAATCTGATTCAGGGCTGTCAAAGCCAGGTGTGGATTGTGATGCAGCGAAATGACGAGGGCGTGATCGAGCTGGCCGGCGACAGCGATGCCGCCATTGTCAAAGGGCTTATCGCGATTGTCTTCGCCCTCTATCAGCAGATGACCCCGCAGGATATTATTGCCTTCGATGTCCGCCCGTGGTTTGAAAAACTCGCCCTGACGCAGCACTTAACCCCTTCGCGCTCGCAGGGGCTGGAAGCGATGATCCGCGCCATCCGTACCAAAGCTGCCAATCTTAGCTAA
- a CDS encoding L,D-transpeptidase family protein, with protein MKRASLLFLSLFGALSTLSLAHAAEYSLPANGGRLIGQNQTYTVQASDKNLQAIARHFDTAAMLILEANNTIAPVPAPGTTVTIPTQMLLPDTPREGIVVNLAELRLYFYPPGKNSVQVYPIGIGQQGLETPVSVTRISQKIPNPTWTPTAGIRARSLERGVELPKVVPAGPNNPLGRFAMRLGLGNGEYLIHGTNAQDSVGLRVSSGCIRMNAPDIEALFAQVAAGTRVAIINEPVKYAVEPDGKHYIEVHRPLAQTVEQDTQTQPIVFSPTLGAFIEQAGGDRTMIEKALSRRAGYPVNVAGGKVTPASTAVLSVQNSIKPTAGIEGQSEAMMQ; from the coding sequence ATGAAACGCGCGTCTTTACTTTTTCTCTCACTTTTTGGTGCATTAAGCACGCTTAGTCTGGCCCATGCGGCGGAGTACAGTCTGCCTGCAAACGGCGGTCGGCTGATTGGTCAGAACCAGACCTACACCGTACAGGCCAGCGATAAAAACCTGCAGGCCATCGCCCGCCATTTTGATACGGCGGCCATGTTGATCCTTGAGGCGAATAATACTATCGCGCCGGTGCCTGCACCGGGTACGACGGTGACGATCCCGACGCAGATGCTGCTGCCGGATACGCCACGGGAGGGGATTGTCGTCAACCTGGCAGAGCTGCGTCTCTACTTCTATCCGCCGGGCAAAAACAGCGTGCAGGTCTACCCGATTGGGATTGGTCAGCAGGGGCTGGAAACGCCGGTGTCGGTGACCCGCATTAGCCAGAAGATCCCTAACCCGACCTGGACCCCGACCGCAGGTATCCGTGCGCGATCGCTTGAGCGAGGCGTGGAGCTGCCGAAAGTGGTACCCGCCGGGCCTAATAACCCGTTGGGACGCTTTGCCATGCGTCTGGGGCTTGGTAATGGCGAATACCTGATTCACGGCACCAATGCGCAGGACAGTGTAGGGTTGCGCGTAAGCTCCGGTTGTATCCGCATGAACGCGCCGGACATCGAAGCGCTGTTTGCTCAGGTCGCGGCGGGCACGCGGGTAGCCATCATTAATGAACCGGTGAAGTATGCCGTAGAGCCTGATGGTAAGCACTACATCGAAGTGCATCGCCCGCTGGCGCAGACCGTTGAACAGGACACGCAAACGCAGCCCATCGTCTTCTCGCCAACCCTTGGCGCGTTTATCGAGCAGGCAGGCGGGGATCGTACGATGATTGAGAAAGCGCTCTCTCGTCGTGCCGGTTATCCGGTTAACGTTGCTGGCGGGAAAGTCACCCCTGCGTCAACCGCAGTGTTGTCGGTACAAAACAGCATTAAGCCGACTGCGGGCATCGAAGGGCAGAGCGAAGCGATGATGCAGTAG
- a CDS encoding major outer membrane lipoprotein, translated as MNRTKLVLGAVILGSTLLAGCSSNAKIDQLSSDVQTLNAKVDQLSNDVNAVRSDVQAAKDDAARANQRLDNQAHSYRK; from the coding sequence ATGAATCGTACTAAACTGGTACTGGGCGCGGTAATCCTGGGTTCTACTCTGCTGGCTGGTTGCTCCAGCAACGCTAAAATCGATCAGCTGTCTTCTGACGTTCAGACTCTGAACGCTAAAGTTGACCAGCTGAGCAACGACGTGAACGCAGTGCGTTCTGACGTTCAGGCTGCTAAAGACGACGCAGCTCGCGCTAACCAGCGTCTGGACAACCAGGCTCACTCTTACCGTAAGTAA
- the pykF gene encoding pyruvate kinase PykF, with translation MKKTKIVCTIGPKTESEEMLTKMLDAGMNVMRLNFSHGDYAEHGQRIQNLRNVMSKTGKKAAILLDTKGPEIRTIKLEGGNDVSLKAGQTFTFTTDKSVVGNSDTVAVTYEGFTNDLSVGDTVLVDDGLIGMEVTAIEGNKVVCKVLNNGDLGENKGVNLPGVSIALPALAEKDKQDLIFGCEQGVDFVAASFIRKRSDVVEIREHLKAHGGENIQIISKIENQEGLNNFDEILEASDGIMVARGDLGVEIPVEEVIFAQKMMIEKCIRARKVVITATQMLDSMIKNPRPTRAEAGDVANAILDGTDAVMLSGESAKGKYPLEAVSIMATICERTDRVMTSRLDYNNDSRKLRITEAVCRGAVETAEKLEAPLIVVATQGGKSARAVRKYFPDATILALTTNEVTARQLVLSKGVVAQLVKEISSTDDFYRLGKEVALESGLASKGEVVVMVSGALVPSGTTNTASVHVL, from the coding sequence ATGAAAAAGACCAAAATTGTATGCACCATCGGGCCGAAAACCGAATCCGAAGAGATGTTGACCAAAATGCTGGACGCGGGCATGAACGTCATGCGTCTGAACTTCTCTCACGGTGATTATGCTGAGCACGGCCAGCGCATCCAGAACCTGCGCAACGTGATGAGCAAAACCGGTAAGAAAGCGGCCATCCTGCTGGACACCAAAGGTCCGGAAATCCGCACCATCAAACTGGAAGGCGGTAACGACGTTTCGCTGAAAGCGGGTCAGACTTTCACCTTCACCACCGACAAATCCGTGGTCGGTAACAGCGACACCGTTGCCGTGACCTATGAAGGTTTCACCAACGACCTGAGCGTCGGCGATACCGTGCTGGTCGACGATGGCCTGATCGGTATGGAAGTGACTGCCATTGAAGGGAATAAAGTTGTTTGTAAAGTGCTGAACAACGGCGATCTTGGCGAAAACAAAGGTGTGAACCTGCCGGGCGTCTCCATCGCCCTGCCGGCACTGGCGGAAAAAGATAAGCAGGATCTGATCTTCGGCTGCGAGCAAGGCGTCGATTTCGTTGCCGCTTCCTTTATCCGTAAGCGTTCTGACGTGGTTGAAATCCGTGAGCACCTGAAAGCGCACGGCGGCGAAAATATCCAGATCATCTCCAAAATCGAAAACCAGGAAGGGCTGAACAACTTCGACGAGATCCTTGAAGCCTCCGACGGCATCATGGTTGCCCGTGGCGACCTGGGCGTTGAGATCCCGGTTGAAGAGGTGATCTTCGCGCAGAAGATGATGATCGAAAAATGTATTCGCGCGCGCAAAGTGGTGATCACCGCCACCCAGATGCTCGATTCCATGATCAAAAACCCGCGTCCGACCCGCGCTGAAGCTGGCGACGTGGCGAACGCCATCCTCGACGGCACCGATGCCGTGATGCTCTCTGGCGAATCCGCTAAAGGGAAATACCCGCTGGAAGCGGTCTCTATTATGGCAACCATCTGCGAACGTACTGACCGCGTGATGACCAGCCGTCTGGACTACAACAACGACAGCCGCAAACTGCGTATTACCGAAGCTGTTTGCCGTGGCGCAGTGGAAACCGCTGAGAAGCTGGAAGCGCCGCTGATCGTTGTCGCCACTCAGGGCGGTAAATCTGCGCGTGCCGTGCGTAAATATTTCCCGGATGCCACCATTCTGGCACTGACCACTAACGAAGTGACCGCGCGTCAGCTGGTGCTGAGCAAAGGCGTTGTTGCCCAACTGGTGAAAGAGATCTCCTCTACCGATGATTTCTACCGTCTGGGTAAAGAAGTCGCGCTGGAAAGCGGCCTGGCGAGCAAAGGCGAGGTGGTGGTGATGGTCTCCGGCGCACTGGTTCCGAGCGGCACCACCAACACCGCATCTGTCCACGTCCTGTAA
- a CDS encoding autotransporter strand-loop-strand O-heptosyltransferase, with protein sequence MTTSTVAGHGYAFISPPEIPTQQGPMGILYDFNDGARLLLPEGNWRVEISDDETGNILFADDVGQGWVISTKKYYVPFRLRVWDRVKSEPVLDHALDMRGKRVLVSFPSGTLGDLVGWVPYAERFRQTYQCNVDCTLAQPIVELFAPVYPQLNFFTPENWQAGPGVATPPYASWRVGLFFNGDLDKQPFDFRAVGLHRTAGNILGVDPTEIIPDLRQHTPRRIAEPYVCIATQSTSQAKFWNNGTGWHEVIDYLKAQGYRVLCIDKERVVGRGYVWNKIPHGAEDFTGNLPLAERVALLEHAEFFIGLGSGLSWLAWGCHIPVVLISGFSLPNSEFYTPWRVINTHVCNGCWDDVRLNFDHQDYFWCPRHKGTDRQYECTRFITGKQVIGHLRRLMALRSNPFGIKTTALADPNQHAA encoded by the coding sequence ATGACGACGTCCACTGTTGCTGGTCATGGATATGCTTTTATTTCACCGCCAGAAATACCGACCCAACAGGGGCCGATGGGTATTCTGTATGATTTTAATGACGGTGCCCGTTTACTGTTGCCGGAAGGTAACTGGCGGGTAGAAATAAGCGATGACGAAACGGGAAATATCCTCTTTGCTGACGATGTCGGGCAGGGATGGGTCATCAGTACAAAAAAATATTATGTGCCGTTTCGTCTGCGAGTGTGGGACAGGGTTAAGTCGGAGCCCGTGCTGGATCATGCGCTGGATATGCGCGGTAAAAGGGTACTGGTCTCATTTCCCAGCGGTACGCTTGGCGATCTTGTCGGCTGGGTGCCTTACGCCGAACGCTTCCGGCAGACCTATCAGTGCAATGTCGACTGCACCCTGGCGCAGCCGATTGTCGAGCTCTTCGCGCCGGTCTATCCGCAGCTCAATTTTTTCACTCCAGAAAACTGGCAGGCCGGGCCTGGCGTGGCTACGCCGCCTTACGCGAGCTGGCGCGTTGGCCTCTTTTTTAACGGCGATCTCGACAAACAACCCTTTGATTTTCGTGCTGTAGGCCTGCATCGCACCGCCGGGAATATTCTCGGCGTCGACCCGACCGAAATCATTCCCGATCTGCGCCAGCACACCCCGCGCCGCATCGCTGAACCCTATGTCTGCATCGCTACCCAATCTACCAGCCAGGCCAAATTCTGGAATAACGGCACCGGCTGGCATGAGGTTATCGACTATCTGAAAGCGCAGGGCTACCGCGTGCTCTGTATCGACAAAGAGCGCGTGGTCGGGCGCGGTTACGTCTGGAACAAAATCCCCCACGGCGCGGAGGATTTCACCGGCAATCTGCCGCTGGCAGAACGCGTGGCGCTGCTGGAGCACGCGGAGTTTTTTATCGGCCTCGGCAGCGGTCTCTCCTGGCTTGCCTGGGGCTGCCATATCCCGGTGGTGCTGATCAGTGGCTTCAGCCTGCCAAACAGCGAATTTTATACCCCATGGCGCGTCATCAATACCCATGTCTGCAACGGCTGCTGGGATGACGTGCGGCTCAACTTTGATCATCAGGACTATTTCTGGTGTCCGCGCCACAAAGGCACGGACCGGCAGTACGAGTGCACAAGATTTATCACTGGCAAGCAGGTCATCGGTCATTTACGTCGGCTGATGGCTCTGCGAAGCAATCCCTTTGGCATCAAAACAACAGCATTGGCAGACCCCAATCAACACGCCGCCTAG